The following coding sequences lie in one Pontibacillus yanchengensis genomic window:
- a CDS encoding MobA/MobL family protein, translated as MIANIAIHRDDQENPHVTMRNVDENGFGKKNRDWNPAFSNAKENQRGFVSSNDKCLDVREEWANYANNALENAQVSERISHLSHEERGFEEVPTVHLGHEAHAMEKRGVDTERGNINRDRQEYNRHVVDLQKFREQKQELYKKIEPR; from the coding sequence ATGATTGCAAATATAGCCATTCATCGAGACGACCAAGAGAATCCTCATGTTACCATGAGAAACGTTGATGAGAATGGCTTCGGGAAAAAGAATCGTGACTGGAATCCTGCTTTCTCTAATGCTAAAGAAAATCAAAGAGGTTTTGTTTCTTCTAACGATAAGTGTCTTGATGTGCGGGAGGAATGGGCTAATTATGCAAATAATGCTTTAGAAAATGCTCAAGTCAGCGAACGTATTTCTCACCTTTCTCATGAAGAACGAGGTTTTGAAGAAGTGCCAACGGTTCATCTAGGGCATGAAGCTCATGCGATGGAAAAGCGTGGTGTAGATACAGAACGAGGAAATATCAATCGTGACCGCCAAGAATACAATAGGCATGTAGTGGATCTGCAAAAGTTTCGTGAACAGAAGCAAGAATTATATAAGAAAATAGAACCTAGGTAA